In the Deinococcus carri genome, one interval contains:
- a CDS encoding peptide chain release factor 3, with amino-acid sequence MTIPTAHLDQEIARRRTFAIISHPDAGKTTITEKLLLYGGAIQEAGSVTAKEGRSHTKSDWMSIEQQRGISISSSALTFEYAGRHVNLLDTPGHQDFSEDTYRTLTAADSALMVLDAARGVQTQTEKLFAVCRNRGIPILTFVNKMDRPAQDPFDLLSQVENTLKITAVPLTWPIGDGPDFKGVYDLQTGQVLAFERTSGGKHRAPMQTAGLDDPRLVDLVGSDLAAKLREDVELIQGAMPEFDPAAFLAGELTPVFFGSAMNNFGVEHFLANFVDLAPPPGPVETNLGERDPDAPFAGFVFKLQANMSKQHRDRTAFMRVMSGHFERGMDVTHTRTGRKLRLSQAHTLFAQDREKVEEAYPGDIVGLVNPGVFQIGDVVSVDPKVTLPSFPRFTPETFATLALKDVGKRKAFMKGLTQLAEEGVVQVFYPTDGARDPYLGAVGPLQFEVFQARLAEEYGVDVELHVTSYQLVRWLAGDAGSVARFARHVEDDQGRPVMLFRSKYDLDYTAEQHPEIEFLPLPRDLTRV; translated from the coding sequence ATGACCATCCCCACCGCCCACCTCGACCAGGAAATCGCCCGCCGCCGGACCTTCGCCATCATCTCGCACCCCGACGCGGGCAAGACGACCATCACCGAAAAGCTGCTGCTGTACGGAGGCGCGATTCAGGAGGCCGGGTCCGTCACCGCCAAGGAAGGCCGCTCGCACACCAAGTCCGACTGGATGAGCATCGAGCAACAGCGCGGGATTTCCATTTCCAGCTCGGCGCTGACCTTCGAGTACGCCGGGCGGCACGTCAACCTGCTCGATACCCCCGGCCACCAGGACTTCTCGGAAGACACCTACCGCACCCTGACCGCCGCCGACTCCGCCCTGATGGTGCTGGACGCGGCGCGCGGTGTGCAGACGCAGACGGAGAAGCTGTTCGCCGTATGCCGCAACCGGGGCATTCCCATCCTGACCTTCGTGAACAAGATGGACCGCCCAGCGCAGGACCCCTTCGACCTGCTCTCTCAGGTCGAGAACACGCTGAAAATCACCGCCGTGCCGCTGACCTGGCCCATCGGCGACGGCCCGGACTTCAAGGGCGTGTACGACCTCCAGACCGGGCAGGTGCTGGCCTTCGAGCGCACGTCGGGCGGCAAGCACCGCGCGCCCATGCAGACGGCGGGCCTGGACGACCCCCGGCTGGTGGACCTCGTCGGCTCCGACCTCGCCGCCAAGCTGCGGGAGGACGTGGAACTGATCCAGGGCGCGATGCCCGAGTTCGACCCCGCCGCCTTCCTGGCAGGCGAGCTGACCCCGGTCTTTTTCGGTTCCGCCATGAACAATTTCGGCGTCGAGCACTTCCTCGCCAACTTCGTGGACCTCGCGCCGCCGCCCGGTCCCGTCGAGACGAACCTGGGCGAGCGCGACCCGGACGCGCCCTTCGCGGGCTTCGTGTTCAAGCTCCAGGCCAATATGAGCAAGCAGCACCGCGACCGCACCGCCTTCATGCGCGTGATGTCGGGGCACTTCGAGCGCGGCATGGACGTGACCCACACCCGCACCGGGCGCAAGCTGCGGCTCTCGCAGGCCCACACCCTCTTCGCGCAGGACCGCGAGAAGGTGGAGGAGGCCTACCCCGGCGACATCGTGGGGCTGGTGAACCCCGGCGTCTTTCAGATTGGCGACGTGGTGAGCGTGGACCCCAAGGTGACGCTGCCCTCCTTCCCGCGCTTCACGCCCGAGACGTTTGCCACCCTCGCCCTCAAGGACGTGGGCAAGCGCAAGGCGTTCATGAAGGGCCTCACGCAGCTCGCGGAGGAAGGCGTGGTGCAGGTCTTCTACCCCACCGACGGCGCGCGTGACCCCTACCTGGGCGCGGTCGGCCCCCTCCAGTTCGAGGTCTTTCAGGCCCGCCTCGCGGAGGAATACGGCGTGGACGTGGAACTGCACGTGACTTCCTACCAGCTCGTGCGCTGGCTGGCCGGGGACGCGGGCAGCGTGGCCCGTTTCGCCCGCCACGTGGAGGACGACCAGGGCCGCCCGGTGATGCTGTTCCGCTCCAAGTACGACCTGGACTACACCGCCGAGCAGCACCCCGAAATCGAGTTCCTGCCGCTGCCGAGGGACCTGACGCGGGTGTAA
- a CDS encoding DEAD/DEAH box helicase: MDLKRVPPAFFSMPAVSAALSLSVKAVTDLDLTRTQFGYLGHAQVKDAGRLYRQTFLLNEAGIFTGGDCGCGKRGCPHLVRVLLSPALERALAEASGERDGPPGPLPAPVQPAPEPAAEEDTPDPGPLPPLASPLRTWLSYAADLGGGPDSAEALLRYELDVQVRARSAREVVTVQVRRTSLLNGRPYPTSVYPLPHALRWSHGAADARSLPRFARPDRDVLQLLALGAESGVQGGEETWFLGNHPLTDTLLAHLRDTGRLYWAGEGEPLRPGPERQVGYDWEMDAGGVQRPTVALPGGVRVLPVSPRWYVDEASGLLGRLTSALPPALEDAFLSVPPVPPAQAASFARALRESFPGLDVPTPRPVRTVRTPLKYQPVLTLREEAVEVSRRQGWRRVTGTERLGVAHLAHHYDGGPLDLERQNYEGGVLHLASRDPAAEKKAGGQVTRTGLKRLQNLQPRGDQIRHPRANALYAFADEAGWQRFLTAEVPRLEAKGFRVEVDPSFPYHFAEVEDWYGEAEEEGGWFTLELGVVVDGQRHSLIPILVSLIAERPELFTPEALAALKDDDLITARLPDGRRLPLPAGRVRAILSVLVELHLRDLPAGPLRLPVLDAARLAMLDEALHARWLGADRLLDLGRRLRAFQGVAEVTPPAGLNAELRPYQQQGLAWLQFLREYDLGGILADDMGLGKTLETLAHLQTEKEAGRADRPSLVVAPTSVLGNWRAEAARFTPGLRVLTLHGPGRKADFARIPDHDLVLSTYPLLPRDIDQLREHEFHLLVLDEAQNIKNAKSAAAKAAGALKARHRLALTGTPLENHLGELWSQFNFLTPGLLHDEKTFRELYRTPIEKQGDRARQAALAARVKPFILRREKRDVAKELPPKTEMPVRVTLDGDQRDLYETVRVTMLERVREELDARGLARSTVAILDALLKLRQAVTDPRLVKLEAARKVKGSAKLDWLTQNLPQMVEEGRRILIFSQFATLLGLLEETLKELGIGYAKLTGQTKDRAAPVARFQGGEVPVFLISLKAGGVGLNLTAADTVIHLDPWWNPAAEAQATDRAYRIGQDKPVFVYKLIAAGSVEERILDLQNRKAALAKGVLDGGLSSATQLTSSDLDLLFAPLEEAEEPAPA, translated from the coding sequence ATGGACCTCAAGCGCGTTCCCCCGGCCTTTTTCTCCATGCCCGCCGTCAGTGCGGCGCTGAGCCTGAGCGTGAAGGCCGTGACCGACCTGGACCTCACCCGGACCCAGTTCGGCTACCTGGGCCACGCTCAGGTCAAGGACGCGGGGCGTCTCTACCGGCAGACCTTCCTGCTGAACGAGGCCGGGATCTTTACGGGGGGCGATTGCGGCTGCGGCAAGAGAGGCTGCCCCCACCTCGTCCGCGTGCTGCTGAGTCCGGCGCTGGAACGGGCGCTGGCGGAGGCGTCGGGGGAGAGGGACGGGCCTCCTGGGCCGCTCCCCGCCCCCGTCCAGCCTGCCCCCGAACCCGCAGCCGAAGAGGACACCCCCGACCCTGGCCCCCTCCCGCCCCTCGCCAGCCCGCTGCGAACCTGGCTCAGCTACGCGGCGGACCTGGGCGGCGGGCCGGACTCCGCCGAGGCGCTGCTGAGGTATGAGCTGGACGTGCAGGTCCGCGCCCGCTCGGCCCGCGAGGTGGTCACGGTGCAGGTGCGCCGGACCTCGCTGCTGAACGGTCGCCCCTATCCCACCTCGGTCTATCCGCTGCCCCACGCGCTGCGCTGGTCGCATGGGGCCGCCGATGCCAGGAGCCTGCCCCGCTTCGCCCGCCCCGACCGCGACGTGCTGCAACTGCTCGCGCTGGGGGCCGAGAGCGGCGTGCAGGGCGGCGAGGAGACGTGGTTCCTGGGCAACCACCCCCTCACCGACACGCTGCTGGCGCACCTGCGGGACACCGGGCGGTTGTACTGGGCGGGCGAGGGGGAACCCCTGCGCCCCGGCCCCGAGCGGCAGGTCGGTTACGACTGGGAGATGGACGCGGGCGGGGTGCAGCGGCCCACCGTCGCCCTGCCGGGGGGTGTGCGCGTGCTGCCCGTCTCGCCCCGCTGGTACGTGGACGAGGCCTCGGGGCTGCTGGGCCGCCTCACCTCCGCGCTGCCGCCCGCGCTGGAGGACGCCTTCCTGAGCGTGCCCCCCGTGCCCCCCGCCCAGGCCGCCAGCTTCGCCCGTGCCCTGCGCGAGAGCTTTCCCGGCCTGGACGTGCCCACCCCCCGCCCCGTCCGCACGGTCCGCACGCCGCTGAAGTACCAGCCCGTCCTGACCCTGCGCGAGGAGGCGGTGGAGGTCAGCCGCCGCCAGGGCTGGCGCAGGGTCACCGGCACGGAACGCCTGGGCGTGGCCCACCTGGCCCACCACTACGACGGGGGGCCGCTGGACCTGGAGCGGCAGAACTACGAGGGCGGCGTGCTGCACCTGGCTTCCCGCGACCCCGCCGCCGAGAAGAAGGCGGGCGGACAGGTCACCCGCACCGGCCTCAAGCGCCTCCAGAACCTGCAACCCCGCGGCGACCAGATCCGCCACCCCCGCGCCAATGCCCTCTACGCCTTCGCTGACGAGGCCGGCTGGCAACGCTTCCTGACCGCCGAGGTGCCCAGGCTGGAGGCCAAAGGCTTCCGGGTGGAGGTGGACCCCAGCTTCCCCTACCACTTCGCGGAGGTGGAGGACTGGTACGGCGAGGCGGAGGAGGAGGGCGGCTGGTTCACGCTCGAACTGGGCGTCGTCGTGGACGGCCAGCGCCATAGCCTGATTCCCATTCTCGTCTCGCTGATTGCCGAGCGTCCCGAACTTTTCACGCCCGAAGCCCTGGCCGCCCTGAAGGACGACGACCTCATCACCGCCCGCTTGCCCGACGGCCGCCGCCTCCCGCTGCCCGCTGGTCGCGTGCGGGCCATTCTCAGCGTGCTGGTCGAGCTGCACCTGCGCGACCTCCCCGCAGGCCCGCTGCGCCTGCCGGTTCTGGACGCGGCCCGCCTGGCGATGCTGGACGAGGCGCTGCACGCGCGCTGGCTGGGGGCCGACCGCCTGCTGGACCTGGGCCGCCGCCTGCGCGCCTTTCAGGGCGTGGCCGAAGTCACGCCGCCCGCCGGTCTGAACGCCGAGTTGCGCCCCTACCAGCAGCAGGGCCTCGCATGGCTGCAATTCCTGCGCGAGTACGACCTGGGGGGGATTCTGGCGGACGATATGGGGCTTGGCAAGACCCTCGAAACGTTGGCCCACCTCCAGACCGAGAAGGAGGCCGGACGCGCCGATCGCCCCAGCCTCGTCGTCGCGCCGACGAGCGTGCTGGGCAACTGGCGCGCGGAGGCCGCCCGCTTCACGCCGGGCCTCAGGGTCCTGACGCTGCATGGGCCGGGGCGCAAGGCCGACTTCGCCCGCATTCCCGACCACGACCTGGTGCTGTCCACCTACCCGCTGCTGCCGCGCGACATCGACCAGCTCCGCGAACACGAGTTTCACCTCCTGGTGCTGGACGAGGCGCAGAACATCAAGAACGCGAAGAGTGCGGCGGCGAAGGCGGCCGGGGCGCTGAAAGCCCGTCACCGCCTCGCCCTCACCGGGACGCCCCTCGAAAACCACCTGGGCGAGCTGTGGTCGCAGTTCAACTTCCTGACGCCGGGGCTGCTGCACGACGAGAAGACCTTCCGCGAGCTGTACCGCACGCCCATCGAGAAACAGGGGGACCGGGCGCGCCAGGCCGCCCTCGCCGCCCGCGTGAAGCCCTTTATCCTGCGCCGCGAGAAACGCGACGTGGCGAAGGAACTCCCGCCCAAGACCGAGATGCCGGTGCGCGTCACGCTCGACGGCGACCAGCGCGACCTCTACGAGACGGTGCGCGTGACCATGCTGGAGCGGGTGCGCGAGGAACTGGATGCACGCGGTCTGGCCCGCTCCACCGTCGCCATCCTCGATGCGCTGCTCAAGCTGCGGCAGGCCGTCACCGACCCGCGCCTGGTGAAGCTGGAGGCCGCCCGCAAGGTGAAGGGCAGCGCCAAACTCGACTGGCTGACCCAGAACCTCCCGCAGATGGTGGAGGAAGGCCGCCGCATCCTGATCTTCTCTCAGTTCGCCACGCTGCTGGGGCTGCTGGAGGAGACGCTGAAGGAACTGGGCATCGGCTACGCCAAGCTGACTGGGCAGACGAAGGACCGCGCCGCGCCCGTCGCCCGCTTCCAGGGGGGGGAGGTCCCCGTCTTCCTGATCAGCCTCAAGGCCGGGGGCGTGGGCCTGAACCTCACCGCCGCCGATACCGTCATTCACCTCGATCCCTGGTGGAACCCTGCCGCCGAGGCGCAGGCCACCGACCGCGCCTACCGCATCGGGCAGGACAAGCCGGTGTTCGTCTACAAGCTCATCGCGGCGGGCAGCGTCGAGGAGCGCATCCTGGACCTCCAGAACCGCAAGGCGGCGCTGGCAAAGGGCGTGCTGGACGGCGGCCTCAGCAGCGCCACCCAACTCACCTCCTCCGACCTCGACCTGCTGTTCGCGCCGCTGGAGGAGGCAGAGGAACCCGCACCTGCCTGA
- a CDS encoding C39 family peptidase, producing MRFLLPLLLAGLLGSVRAAPASAPPAGYVLSGMPLVRQTYNACGPASITQVLGYFGINVSLADVSRLTRPSERAYMTAQAIVDFAPQVGMEARLYRGGSLDTVRSAIRARLPLIALQSHITATQTIPHWRVVTGYDDARQQVYLMDPLLGYVRMSYADFTRVWADHQGQFAVMYPPEWRATVRKVVG from the coding sequence GTGCGCTTCCTGCTTCCCCTCCTCCTCGCGGGCCTGCTGGGCAGCGTGAGGGCGGCCCCGGCCTCCGCGCCGCCCGCCGGCTACGTGCTGTCCGGGATGCCGCTCGTCCGCCAGACGTACAACGCCTGCGGCCCGGCGAGCATCACGCAAGTTCTCGGGTACTTCGGCATCAACGTCAGCCTCGCGGACGTGAGCCGCCTCACCCGCCCCAGCGAGCGGGCGTATATGACCGCGCAGGCCATCGTGGACTTCGCGCCGCAGGTCGGCATGGAAGCCCGGCTGTACCGCGGCGGCTCGCTGGATACCGTCCGCTCGGCCATCCGCGCCCGCCTGCCGCTGATCGCCCTGCAATCTCACATCACGGCCACCCAGACCATCCCCCACTGGCGCGTCGTGACGGGCTACGACGACGCCCGGCAGCAGGTCTACCTGATGGACCCCCTGCTGGGGTACGTCCGGATGAGCTACGCCGACTTCACGCGCGTCTGGGCCGACCATCAGGGGCAGTTCGCGGTGATGTATCCGCCGGAGTGGCGGGCCACGGTGCGGAAGGTGGTGGGGTAG
- a CDS encoding GNAT family N-acetyltransferase — MPDVMIRDAREEDLPALLALYHQLSARDPATVSERHRAAWAALARQDITRILVAENGGEVVGTLALSIIPNLTRDARPYALIENVVTCEERRGQGIGRRLLEEAERLARDREAYKLMLMSGNVRGEAHAFYRRCGFNGETKTAFEKRLA, encoded by the coding sequence GTGCCGGATGTGATGATTCGTGATGCCCGTGAGGAAGACCTGCCCGCGTTGCTGGCCCTGTACCACCAGCTCAGTGCGCGTGACCCGGCTACGGTCTCAGAGCGGCATCGCGCCGCGTGGGCGGCTCTGGCGAGGCAGGACATCACGCGCATCCTGGTGGCCGAAAATGGGGGAGAGGTCGTCGGCACCCTCGCCCTCAGCATCATTCCCAACCTGACCCGAGATGCCCGGCCTTACGCCCTCATCGAGAACGTCGTGACCTGTGAGGAGCGGCGGGGCCAGGGCATCGGCCGGCGACTGCTGGAGGAAGCGGAGCGGCTCGCCAGGGACCGGGAGGCCTACAAGCTGATGCTGATGAGTGGCAACGTGCGCGGCGAGGCCCATGCGTTCTACCGGCGTTGTGGCTTCAACGGAGAGACGAAAACGGCCTTCGAGAAACGGCTGGCTTAG
- a CDS encoding aminopeptidase, with the protein MQTNQAAASPRKPDLSHDLSYDPARHAALLADYCLNAQPGERLLVAGGTAALPLVREVARALLTRGARPVVRLDYPGQDDDFAALAADAVLDTIHPADLADVEALDGSLRILTPEPGADGDAARRARLTAARAAIAAARAQKKWSLTLYPTPHAAAQAGMTEAEFGAFVMRAMFLDRPDPVAAWGEVRATQARLIERLSRADTVRIEAPGTDLTLRVGGRSWANSDGKRNMPSGEVFTGPLETSAEGVVTFTVPASYGGVVVRGARLVFRAGEVVEASAEEGEDVLRAALATDPGARRLGELGIGTNFGIQTPTGNILFDEKIGGTVHLALGRSYPETGGVNSSAIHWDLITDLRQGGRLSLDGEVMQEGGQFLG; encoded by the coding sequence GTGCAGACGAATCAAGCGGCGGCCTCCCCCCGGAAGCCCGACCTGAGCCATGACCTGAGCTACGACCCGGCCCGGCACGCGGCCCTGCTGGCCGACTACTGCCTGAACGCCCAGCCCGGCGAGCGGTTGCTGGTGGCGGGGGGCACGGCGGCGCTGCCCCTGGTGCGCGAGGTCGCGCGTGCCCTGCTGACGCGGGGGGCCAGGCCCGTGGTGCGCCTGGATTACCCCGGCCAGGACGACGACTTTGCCGCCCTGGCCGCCGACGCCGTGCTGGACACCATTCACCCCGCCGACCTCGCGGACGTGGAGGCGCTGGACGGCAGCCTGCGGATTCTGACGCCGGAACCGGGGGCCGACGGGGACGCCGCGCGGCGCGCCCGCCTTACTGCCGCACGCGCCGCCATCGCCGCCGCCCGCGCGCAGAAGAAGTGGAGTCTCACCCTCTACCCCACCCCGCACGCCGCCGCACAGGCGGGCATGACCGAGGCGGAGTTCGGGGCCTTCGTGATGCGGGCGATGTTCCTCGACCGCCCCGACCCGGTGGCCGCCTGGGGCGAGGTGCGGGCGACGCAGGCGCGGCTGATCGAGCGCCTGAGCCGCGCCGATACCGTGCGCATCGAGGCCCCCGGCACCGACCTCACCCTGCGTGTGGGTGGCCGGAGCTGGGCCAACAGCGACGGCAAGCGCAACATGCCCAGCGGCGAGGTCTTTACTGGCCCGCTTGAAACGAGCGCGGAGGGCGTGGTCACCTTTACCGTCCCCGCGAGTTACGGCGGCGTGGTGGTGCGCGGCGCGCGCCTCGTCTTTCGCGCGGGCGAGGTCGTGGAGGCCAGCGCCGAGGAGGGCGAGGACGTGCTGCGCGCGGCCCTCGCCACCGACCCCGGCGCGCGGCGGCTGGGCGAACTGGGCATCGGCACCAACTTCGGCATCCAGACCCCGACCGGCAACATCCTCTTCGACGAGAAGATCGGCGGCACGGTCCACCTCGCCCTGGGCCGCTCCTACCCGGAAACGGGCGGGGTGAACAGCAGCGCGATTCACTGGGACCTGATCACCGACCTGCGGCAGGGTGGCCGCCTCAGCCTGGATGGGGAAGTGATGCAGGAGGGGGGACAGTTCCTGGGATGA
- the purU gene encoding formyltetrahydrofolate deformylase yields MTAPSPKLDPLNTAVLTIACPDRGGIVAAVSQFLFSHGANIIHSDQHSTDPAGGTFFMRMEFHLEGLDLAREPFERAFAQVVAVPFGMDWRLSYTAQPKRMAILVSRYDHCFLDLLWRIRRGELNVDIPLVLSNHEDLRRDAEMFGLPFHVVPVTRENKAEAEAEQVRLLREAGVEFAVLARYMQILSGDFLRAFARPVINIHHSFLPAFVGANPYRAAFARGVKLIGATSHYVTEELDAGPIIAQDVIPVTHRETPDTLMRLGRDVERQVLARAVKAHVEDRVLVQGNKTVVF; encoded by the coding sequence ATGACGGCCCCTTCTCCGAAGCTCGACCCCCTGAATACCGCCGTCCTGACCATCGCCTGCCCGGACCGGGGCGGCATCGTGGCGGCGGTGTCGCAGTTTCTCTTCAGCCACGGCGCGAACATCATCCACTCGGACCAGCACTCCACCGACCCTGCGGGCGGCACCTTCTTCATGCGGATGGAGTTCCACCTGGAGGGCCTCGACCTCGCGCGCGAGCCGTTCGAGCGGGCCTTTGCGCAGGTGGTCGCCGTGCCCTTCGGCATGGACTGGCGGCTGAGCTACACAGCCCAGCCCAAGCGGATGGCGATTCTGGTCAGCCGCTACGACCACTGCTTTCTGGACCTGCTGTGGCGCATCCGGCGGGGCGAGCTGAACGTGGACATTCCCCTGGTGCTCAGCAACCACGAGGACCTGCGCCGCGACGCGGAGATGTTCGGCCTGCCCTTTCACGTCGTGCCCGTCACGCGGGAGAACAAGGCGGAGGCCGAGGCCGAGCAGGTGCGATTGCTGCGGGAAGCCGGGGTGGAGTTCGCGGTGCTGGCGCGCTACATGCAGATTCTCAGCGGCGACTTCCTGCGCGCCTTCGCGCGGCCCGTCATCAACATCCACCACTCGTTCCTGCCCGCCTTCGTGGGCGCGAACCCCTACCGCGCGGCCTTCGCGCGCGGCGTCAAGCTCATCGGCGCGACCAGCCACTACGTGACCGAGGAACTCGACGCCGGCCCCATCATCGCCCAGGACGTGATTCCCGTCACCCACCGCGAGACGCCCGACACCCTGATGCGCCTGGGCCGCGACGTGGAACGCCAGGTGCTCGCCCGCGCCGTCAAGGCCCACGTGGAGGACCGGGTGCTGGTGCAGGGGAACAAGACGGTGGTGTTCTAG
- a CDS encoding LON peptidase substrate-binding domain-containing protein has protein sequence MPVPLFPLPNVVLFPGQVLPLYVFERRYRELLARVQASGEPFGIVRIVQPRDTSPLPLHDRVAGVGTLAHLLRAETHEDGTSSIQVAGGERFRVQAFDLTHAYLSADVTLWPLHPAPLDRPAEEAAARRLLSDLLRLRPADAPALREAAPQDPLLIASFAAALLPLDAGQREQALEAPTVLERLETLLGFLPGEARVLH, from the coding sequence ATGCCCGTGCCGCTGTTTCCCCTCCCGAACGTCGTGCTGTTTCCCGGACAGGTGCTGCCGCTGTACGTGTTCGAGCGGCGCTACCGGGAACTGCTGGCGCGCGTGCAGGCGAGCGGCGAGCCGTTCGGCATCGTGCGGATCGTGCAGCCCCGCGACACCTCGCCGTTGCCCCTGCACGACCGGGTCGCCGGGGTGGGCACCCTCGCCCACCTGCTGCGCGCCGAGACGCACGAGGACGGCACCAGCAGCATTCAGGTGGCCGGCGGCGAGCGCTTCCGGGTGCAGGCCTTCGACCTGACCCACGCCTACCTGTCGGCGGACGTGACCCTCTGGCCGCTCCACCCCGCCCCCCTGGACCGCCCCGCCGAGGAGGCCGCCGCCCGCCGCCTGCTGTCCGACCTGCTGCGCCTGCGCCCCGCCGACGCGCCAGCCCTCCGCGAGGCCGCCCCGCAAGACCCCCTCCTGATCGCCAGTTTCGCCGCCGCGCTGCTGCCCCTCGACGCCGGGCAACGCGAGCAGGCCCTGGAAGCCCCGACGGTCCTGGAGCGCCTGGAAACGCTGCTGGGGTTCCTGCCGGGGGAGGCGCGGGTGTTGCATTGA
- the trmD gene encoding tRNA (guanosine(37)-N1)-methyltransferase TrmD — protein MLTFSFLTLFPELLAPFAAEAIVGKARARGLLDVNLVNMRDFAENKHLKVDDTPYGGGAGMVIRVDVAERALSSLPPADEVILFTPAGERFTQRTAEELSTRSHLAFLCGRYEGFDARVEGLVTRELSLGDFVMMGGEAAAACVLEAVARLLPGVLGDEDSHRADSFSSGLLDYPEYTRPPEWRGEQVPEVLRGGNHGAVAQWRREQALARTLARRPDLLPDAGLTPQDSAYLLTLGVTPGQLEAWGAPPPPPPKRRRKPRPASDNA, from the coding sequence GTGCTGACCTTCTCCTTTCTCACCCTCTTTCCCGAGCTGCTGGCCCCCTTTGCGGCAGAGGCCATCGTGGGGAAGGCGCGGGCGCGGGGGCTGCTTGACGTGAACCTCGTGAATATGCGGGACTTCGCGGAAAACAAGCATCTCAAGGTGGACGACACGCCCTACGGGGGCGGCGCGGGCATGGTCATCCGGGTGGATGTGGCCGAACGGGCGCTGAGCAGCCTGCCCCCCGCCGACGAGGTGATTCTGTTCACGCCCGCCGGGGAACGCTTCACGCAGCGCACGGCGGAGGAACTGTCCACGCGGTCGCACCTCGCCTTCCTGTGCGGGCGCTACGAGGGCTTCGACGCGCGGGTGGAGGGGCTGGTGACCCGCGAACTCAGCCTCGGGGACTTCGTGATGATGGGCGGCGAGGCGGCGGCGGCCTGCGTGCTGGAGGCGGTCGCGCGCCTGCTGCCGGGAGTGCTGGGCGACGAGGACTCGCACCGGGCCGACAGCTTTTCCAGCGGCCTGCTGGATTACCCCGAGTACACCCGCCCCCCCGAGTGGCGCGGCGAGCAGGTGCCGGAGGTGCTCAGGGGCGGCAACCACGGCGCGGTCGCCCAGTGGCGGCGCGAACAGGCCCTGGCCCGGACGCTGGCGCGGCGGCCCGACCTGCTCCCGGACGCGGGCCTGACGCCGCAGGACAGCGCCTATCTGCTCACGCTCGGCGTGACGCCGGGGCAACTGGAAGCGTGGGGTGCGCCGCCTCCACCCCCCCCGAAGCGGCGGCGCAAGCCCCGGCCCGCCTCCGACAACGCCTGA
- the rimM gene encoding ribosome maturation factor RimM (Essential for efficient processing of 16S rRNA) — protein MTAPADTTRLGYFLGPHGVQGGVKVYVLGDPEQLLTLERVWVEGRGWLRVRRAEPLVPGVALHLAGLTSREGAETLRGANLYAADADLPPLDEGRYYYHDLRGLPVHDADGEQVGEVTDVVDAGHQDLLVVTHAGGESFLPLQAPYVVVRTGEAGRPDAITLTEDAPSGLLDEEGEEA, from the coding sequence GTGACGGCCCCGGCAGACACGACCCGGCTGGGGTACTTTCTGGGGCCGCACGGCGTTCAGGGCGGCGTGAAGGTGTACGTGCTGGGCGACCCGGAGCAACTGCTCACGCTGGAGCGCGTGTGGGTGGAGGGCCGGGGCTGGCTGCGCGTGCGCCGCGCCGAACCCCTGGTGCCGGGGGTGGCCCTGCACCTCGCGGGCCTCACCAGCCGCGAGGGGGCCGAGACGCTGCGCGGCGCGAACCTCTACGCCGCCGACGCCGACCTCCCCCCCCTCGACGAGGGCCGCTACTACTACCACGACCTGCGCGGCCTGCCGGTGCATGACGCGGACGGCGAGCAGGTGGGCGAGGTCACGGACGTGGTGGACGCCGGACACCAGGACCTGCTGGTGGTCACGCACGCGGGCGGCGAGAGCTTCCTGCCCCTGCAAGCCCCCTACGTGGTCGTCCGCACCGGCGAGGCGGGCCGCCCCGACGCCATCACCCTGACGGAAGACGCCCCCTCTGGCCTGCTGGACGAGGAGGGCGAGGAGGCGTGA
- a CDS encoding KH domain-containing protein: MKTDPVELTLFLAQSVVDQPSLVRASRRGPTVIVRVGPGEEGRLIGRQGRVIQAIRTLVRAASDPRERVNVDLDAPRKP; encoded by the coding sequence ATGAAGACCGACCCTGTAGAACTGACGCTGTTTCTGGCGCAGAGCGTGGTGGATCAGCCGTCGCTGGTGCGCGCCTCCCGGCGGGGGCCGACGGTGATTGTACGCGTCGGGCCGGGCGAGGAAGGCCGCCTGATCGGGCGGCAGGGGCGCGTGATTCAGGCCATCCGCACGCTGGTCCGGGCAGCCAGCGACCCCCGCGAGCGCGTGAACGTGGACCTCGACGCGCCGCGCAAGCCGTGA
- the rpsP gene encoding 30S ribosomal protein S16, producing MVKIRLSRFGSAHNPHYRIVVTDSRRPRDGGYIENLGHYDPRKTSENYLNINGERASYWLSQGAQPTQTARRLLKSQGIKTA from the coding sequence ATGGTCAAGATTCGCCTGTCCCGTTTCGGCTCTGCCCACAACCCCCACTACCGCATCGTGGTTACCGATTCCCGCCGTCCCCGCGACGGTGGCTACATCGAGAACCTGGGTCACTACGACCCCCGCAAGACCAGCGAGAACTACCTGAACATCAACGGCGAGCGCGCCAGCTACTGGCTTTCCCAGGGTGCCCAGCCCACCCAGACGGCCCGCCGCCTGCTGAAGTCCCAGGGCATCAAGACCGCCTGA